The nucleotide sequence AATTAATAATAATACTCCTATAAAACCAAATTCTTCTGCAAATACAGAAAATATAAAATCAGTATGTTTTTCTGGTAAAAAATTTAATTGTGCTTGTGTTCCCATTTTCCATCCTTTTCCAAATAATCCTCCAGAACTAATTGCTATTTTAGATTGAAAAATATGGTATCCTTTTCCTAATAAATCATAATTCATTTGTAATAACATTAACATTCTCTCTCTTTGATAATCATGTAGTAAAAAGATCCATGCAAAGGGAAGAAATATTATAAATAAAATAATACTGTTTAAAATTCTTTTCCAAGATAATCCAGCTAAAAATAATATAATAGCCCCGGATAAACTAATTAATATAGCAGTACCTAAATCAGGTTGTTTAGCTACTAATATAGTAGGGATTAATATTAAAATTATTATTTGAAAGAATGTTTTTTGAAGAATATGATAATTATGTTTATCAAGAATATAAGATACAATTAAAGGAACTGATATTTTGGCTATTTCAGATGGTTGGAATGTAATAAAATTAATATGTAACCACCTTTGTGCTCCTTTTATAGTAGAACCAAAACATTTTACTGCAATTAATAAACATATAGTTAAAAAATAAAATAAAAAAGAATATTTTTTATAAATATGTGGAGGAATTTGCGCAGCTATTAACATAGTTATAAAACCGATACAAATTTGTATTATTTTATGTTTTAAATAAATATGATTTTTAGAACCTATTGAACTCCATGTTATAAATAAACTAATTGTTAAAAGTATTATAATTAATAACAATAATATTGTATCTGTATGTAATACATAATGAATAAATTTATTCAAGTTTTTTTTTTTCATAATAAAATTACGTAATTAAATTTTTTTATATTAACAAATCTTTTTTATTTTCAAAAATATAATCGAAAATTTTTCTTGCAATATTGCCAATAAATATATCTTTATTACTATTCTCTATAATAATAGTCATAGCTATTTTAGGATGTTTAAAAGGAGCAAAAGCTATTATAAGCTTATGATCTCTTAATTTTTCTTTTATTTTATTAATATTATGTTTTTTTAAATTATTTAAATTAAAAACTTGTGCAGTTCCCGTTTTTGCAGCTATACTATAATTTTTTATATTAAGAAAATATTTATATAAAGTTCCATTTTTTTTATTTACTACATTAAACATACCGTTTTTAACAATATTCCAATATTGGATGGGAAAATTTACTACTTTTTTATATTTCTTATGTATATAATAACTAAAAATATTATTTAATTTTTCTTTTTTATAAAGATGTAGAGGTTTACTAATACCATTATTAACTAAAATAGTTAATGCATTATGAATTTGTATAGGAGTAGCATTCCAATAACTTTGCCCTATACCAACAGAAATAGTATCTCCAATATACCAAGGAGTATCTGTACTGTTCAATTTCCATTGTCTTGTTGGTAAATTACCTAATTTTTCGTTAAAAAGATCAATATTTGTTAATTTACCATAACCAAATTTATCCATCCATGTATGTATTTTATTAATACCTATATTATAGGCTAATTTATAAAAAAAAAAATCAGATGATTCTTGTATTGCTTTATTAACATTTAAATAACCATGACCATTTTTTTTCCAATCTTTATATTTTTGGTTAAATTTAGGAATTTTCCACCATCCTGGATCAAATAATATTGTATGTTCATTTATTAAATTTAATTTTAATGCTAATAAAGTCATATATGGCTTAACAGTAGAAGCTGGAGGATAAATACCTTGAATAGCACGATTAATTAAAGGATGATTAGCAATCATTTTATTTTTTAATAAAAAATGTAAACTTTTTTCTTTTTTATTATTAAGAAATAAATTAGGATCAAAACTAGGAGTTGATATCATAGCTAAAATTTCTCCATTTCTTGTATCGCTAATAATGACAGCTCCTTTTTTATCTTTCATTAATGAATAGATATATTTTTGTAATTTATAATCAATAGTTAGAAAAATATCTTTTCCTGTATATGATTCTTCTTTACATATTGTATATTTATAAAAACCTTTATTATTTATGGCGATTTTTTGATAACCATTAGTTCCATACATTTTTTTTTGGTAATATTTTTCAATACCATTTATTCCTACTGAAGAATTATCAGTATAATTTTTTATTGTTTTTTTTTTCTTAAAAATATTTTTTTTTTTATTAGCATCAGAATGTATGTAACCTACTACATGTGCAAATAATTTTTTTTGTGGATAAAAACGTTTTTGATAAATTTTCAGAGGTATTTCAGGAAATAAATATTTATTTACTAAAAATTTTGATGCTTGACGATTATTTAAGTCTATTTTAAAAATTATTTTTTTTAATGATTTTTTTTCTTTTTTTGATTTTGTTACTTTTGCAATATCAGATTTATTAATCTTTAATTTTAAAAATTTTTGTAAAAAAATAATTTTTTGTAAAAAATCATTAATATTATTAGTTTGTATTTTAATTTGATAAAAACTTTTATTTTTTGCTAAAACTATACCATTTCTATCATAAATTAAACCTCTATTAGGCTTTAAAAAAAAAAAACCAACATAATTTTGTTCGGCTTGTAATTTATATTTTTTATAAGATCTAATTTGTAAATAATATAAATTAAATATTAGAATACTGAATAATATTAAGAAAGTTTTAATTAAAAATTTTGTTCTTTGGAAAAAGATTTTTGATTTTATTTTATAATTTTGTGAAAAATTATATTTTATATACATTATTATTTTAACCTATATTATTTAATATTTTTTATGAAAAAAATAAAATTAATCTCTCTAAATCAATCCAGAAATATTTTTCTACATAATTATTTATTATAAAACTTTTAATATTTATTTCAATTTCTAACAATAATTTAATTATTAAATATATTTTTTTATTATTAATTTTTTTTAAAATTTTTATAAAAAAATTTTGTTTTTTTGGTAATATTGAAAATTTTCTGAAAATTATGTTTAAAGGATATTTTTTTAAACTTCTATATATTTTTAAAATTAAAAAAATATTTTTTTGTAATTTATTAAAAATAATAAAAATATTTTCTTTATTGTTTTTCATTTTTTGAATTATTTTAAAACTATTTTCTATTTGATTTTCTAAAATAGAATTAGTTAAATTATTATTTTTTTTAAAAACAAAATTTTTTAAATAACCAAGATCTTTTTTTTGTATATAAATATTTTTTATAACTTGATTTAATATCATTAAATTTTTTGAATACAAGTTATATAATGTAATACAAACATTTTTATCTATAAATAAATTTAATTGTTTAAACCGAAAATAGATCCAATTAAGAAGTTGACTATTATTTAATTTATTAAATTCATAAAGTATTATACACTGATTATTTATAATGTTTTTAAAATTTTTTTCAATATATAAATTAATATAGTCATGAATTTCTAAAATTAGAATATTATTAATACTTATATATTTAATTAATATATTAATGTTTTTTTTTGATTTTATAAAATCTTTTTTATTTAAAAAAATTAGATGTATTATCTGTTTTTTACAAAAAAAATCTCTAATTATAAATCTGGAAAAAATATTATCCCAAATAATATTATTATCTATAATAATTATATTATTTTTTATATAACTTAATTCTAATAATTTTTTTAATAATATATTAATATTTTTTTTAATAAAAAATAATTCATCTCCCATTATGATGTAACAATGGTGTTTTTCACTATATATTTTTTTATAAAAATTTTTTAAAAATATCTGATTCATTTTTATTAAAATGTATATTGTTGATTTATATTTAATTTTAATAATATTTTAAATATTATTATTTTTTTTTTGTTACTATATTTAGTATTTTTTGTGGAATATATATTATCTTTATAATTTTAATATTTACTAAAAATTTCGATATATTATTATTCGATAATACATAATTTTTAATATTAGTTTCTTGATATTTAATTTTTTCTGGTATAGAAAGATTATATTTTTTTTTACCATCTATTTGAATTACAAGATCAAATGTATCTTTTATTTTTTTAGTATTAATTTTTATAATTATAGGCCATGATGCTTGATCAATATCATTTTTTTTTCCCATATGTTTCCATAATACAAAACAAAAATGAGGGGTAAAAGGATAAAGCATTTTTAATATAATTAGTAAACTATCAAAAATTATAGTATAATCAACATTATTGTGTATTTTATATTTTTTAATTTTATTAAAAAAAATCATAATTGAAGAAATCACTGTATTAAAAGATTGATTTTTTTCAAAATTGTTTGTTACTTTGATAATAGTTTTATTTGCATAATCTTGCATTATTAGTTGTTCTTTATTATATAAAGAACACAATTTATCTTTTTTTATTTTTTCATAATTAAAAGATAATTTTTTATATTCATAAATAAATTTCCATATTTTTTTTAAAAATTTATGCATTCCTTTAATTCCAGTTTCTTGCCATTCTAAATCTATAGTAGGAGGAGCAGCAAACATAATAAACAAACGTAAAGAATCTGCTCCATATTTTTCAATAATATGTTGGGGATTAACTCCATTATTTTTAGATTTAGACATTTTAATCATACCATGATTAATTAATCTTCTTCCTTTTTTATCTAAAAAAATATTATTTTTTTTATCAAAAATAATATTTTTTTCTTTTACCCAATGATACTTTTTTTCTTTATCAAGATAATAATAAGAATTTGCTAATACCATTCCTTGACATAATAATTTTTTTACTGGTTCATCAGTATTTAATAATCCAATATCTCGCATTAATTTATGAAAAAAACGAAAATATATTAAATGCATGGTTGCATGTTCTATACCACCAATGTATTGGTCTACTGGTAACCAATAGTTAGCATATTTTTTATTTATCATTTTATTATTTTCTTTATTAGAAGTATACCTCGCATAATACCATGAAGATTCAATAAAAGTATCAAATGTATCTGTTTCTAATTGACCTATTATACCATTACGATTATATTGAAACCAATCTAAATTATTTTTAATTTTTTTATTGTAATTTTCTTTGATATTTTCATTTAAAATTTTTTTTGGAAAAATTAAAGGCAATTCATTTTTTTGTAGTGGTACAAATTTTTTATTTTTTTTGATAATTATTGGAATTGGTGTTCCCCATATTCTTTGTCTTGAAATACTCCAATCTTTTAAATTATAATATTTTTTATAAAATGCTTTTTTTTTAAAAATTAGTTTTTTAATAAGTAAATTGTTATTACCTTTAGTATATTTATCTAGATTAGATATTTTATTTTGTGACAAAAATAATGCTTTATATTTTTGTACAAAAGAAAAATCTTTTTTATTACATTGTGGTATACCAATAGTTGCATTAATTTTATTAGAATTAGATAAATAATTTACAATTATTATTTGTATTTTTTTTTTAATAATAATATTATTTTGTGCAAATAATTTACTGTTAATATAATTAACTTGATTGAATAAAAACTTATTTTCTTTATCATTAGGATATAAAGATGAATATCTTTTAATAAAATCTTTAATTTTTTTATTTTTTATAAATTTTTTACATATTGGATGATTATACAAAATTTTAATAAAAAAAATGTTTTTAAGAGCAAAAAAATATTTTTTTTTAATAAATA is from Enterobacteriaceae endosymbiont of Donacia bicoloricornis and encodes:
- the leuS gene encoding leucine--tRNA ligase, which produces MKKEYFPKEIEFYVQKEWESKKTFKVNINYNKKKFYCLSMLPYPSGKLHMGHVRNYTIGDVIARYQRMLGKNVLHPIGWDAFGLPAEIAAHNHGIAPNIWTKKNIKYMKKQLKLLGFSFDWDREITTCDPNYYRWEQWFFLKLYNLGLAYKKKDIVNWCPIDKTILANEQVIDKCCWRCHSLVKKKLVEQWFLKITNYAEELLSDLNKLNYWPQKVKNMQKNWIGKIEGINIIFQLYNTNYKFNVFIKKKYFFALKNIFFIKILYNHPICKKFIKNKKIKDFIKRYSSLYPNDKENKFLFNQVNYINSKLFAQNNIIIKKKIQIIIVNYLSNSNKINATIGIPQCNKKDFSFVQKYKALFLSQNKISNLDKYTKGNNNLLIKKLIFKKKAFYKKYYNLKDWSISRQRIWGTPIPIIIKKNKKFVPLQKNELPLIFPKKILNENIKENYNKKIKNNLDWFQYNRNGIIGQLETDTFDTFIESSWYYARYTSNKENNKMINKKYANYWLPVDQYIGGIEHATMHLIYFRFFHKLMRDIGLLNTDEPVKKLLCQGMVLANSYYYLDKEKKYHWVKEKNIIFDKKNNIFLDKKGRRLINHGMIKMSKSKNNGVNPQHIIEKYGADSLRLFIMFAAPPTIDLEWQETGIKGMHKFLKKIWKFIYEYKKLSFNYEKIKKDKLCSLYNKEQLIMQDYANKTIIKVTNNFEKNQSFNTVISSIMIFFNKIKKYKIHNNVDYTIIFDSLLIILKMLYPFTPHFCFVLWKHMGKKNDIDQASWPIIIKINTKKIKDTFDLVIQIDGKKKYNLSIPEKIKYQETNIKNYVLSNNNISKFLVNIKIIKIIYIPQKILNIVTKKK
- the rodA gene encoding rod shape-determining protein RodA, giving the protein MKKKNLNKFIHYVLHTDTILLLLIIILLTISLFITWSSIGSKNHIYLKHKIIQICIGFITMLIAAQIPPHIYKKYSFLFYFLTICLLIAVKCFGSTIKGAQRWLHINFITFQPSEIAKISVPLIVSYILDKHNYHILQKTFFQIIILILIPTILVAKQPDLGTAILISLSGAIILFLAGLSWKRILNSIILFIIFLPFAWIFLLHDYQRERMLMLLQMNYDLLGKGYHIFQSKIAISSGGLFGKGWKMGTQAQLNFLPEKHTDFIFSVFAEEFGFIGVLLLIFLYLLIIVRILFLSLKCRDIYNQLIINGIILIFFLCIFVNISMVSGLLPVVGIPLPILSYGGTSLVVIMASFGIIMSMYTHNSIIT
- the holA gene encoding DNA polymerase III subunit delta, giving the protein MGDELFFIKKNINILLKKLLELSYIKNNIIIIDNNIIWDNIFSRFIIRDFFCKKQIIHLIFLNKKDFIKSKKNINILIKYISINNILILEIHDYINLYIEKNFKNIINNQCIILYEFNKLNNSQLLNWIYFRFKQLNLFIDKNVCITLYNLYSKNLMILNQVIKNIYIQKKDLGYLKNFVFKKNNNLTNSILENQIENSFKIIQKMKNNKENIFIIFNKLQKNIFLILKIYRSLKKYPLNIIFRKFSILPKKQNFFIKILKKINNKKIYLIIKLLLEIEINIKSFIINNYVEKYFWIDLERLILFFS
- the mrdA gene encoding penicillin-binding protein 2 codes for the protein MYIKYNFSQNYKIKSKIFFQRTKFLIKTFLILFSILIFNLYYLQIRSYKKYKLQAEQNYVGFFFLKPNRGLIYDRNGIVLAKNKSFYQIKIQTNNINDFLQKIIFLQKFLKLKINKSDIAKVTKSKKEKKSLKKIIFKIDLNNRQASKFLVNKYLFPEIPLKIYQKRFYPQKKLFAHVVGYIHSDANKKKNIFKKKKTIKNYTDNSSVGINGIEKYYQKKMYGTNGYQKIAINNKGFYKYTICKEESYTGKDIFLTIDYKLQKYIYSLMKDKKGAVIISDTRNGEILAMISTPSFDPNLFLNNKKEKSLHFLLKNKMIANHPLINRAIQGIYPPASTVKPYMTLLALKLNLINEHTILFDPGWWKIPKFNQKYKDWKKNGHGYLNVNKAIQESSDFFFYKLAYNIGINKIHTWMDKFGYGKLTNIDLFNEKLGNLPTRQWKLNSTDTPWYIGDTISVGIGQSYWNATPIQIHNALTILVNNGISKPLHLYKKEKLNNIFSYYIHKKYKKVVNFPIQYWNIVKNGMFNVVNKKNGTLYKYFLNIKNYSIAAKTGTAQVFNLNNLKKHNINKIKEKLRDHKLIIAFAPFKHPKIAMTIIIENSNKDIFIGNIARKIFDYIFENKKDLLI